A genomic segment from Stappia indica encodes:
- a CDS encoding TrkH family potassium uptake protein: protein MISLRPVLNVLGFLYVGLATAMLIPAMVDVAARNADWQAFVMSALITGLIGLLLSVAVGGALTEGLDIRQTFILTTLSWLTLPAFGALPFLWLGIGYADAVFEAVSGFTTTGSTVLSGLDSLPPGLLVWRSLMQWMGGVGIVVMAIVLLPFLRIGGMQLFQSESSDRSEKIVARSVELIRLFGITYLFLTFVCVLAFLLTGMTVFDAINHAMATISTGGYSTHDASFAFFTNPASGWVAVTFMLMGAMPFVLIIQALRGRPLVLWNDPQVRALLGLVVLTSLAVTVYLGAALEMNFSEALLASTFNIVSIITTTGFAMGDYTTWGPPVIGLALLLTFVGGCTGSTSGGIKIFRFLVFFGTVRAHVRRMVRPNRVMSEQYANTRLTPELSFSVLAFLVVYMGSVGTITLALSGFGLDLVTALSAAATAVSNVGPGLGPIIGPAGNFAPLPDGAKWILSFAMLMGRLELFTVLVLLDPDFWSR, encoded by the coding sequence GTGATTTCGCTTCGCCCCGTGCTCAACGTCCTCGGTTTCCTCTATGTGGGCCTGGCGACAGCCATGCTCATCCCGGCGATGGTCGACGTCGCCGCGCGCAATGCCGACTGGCAGGCCTTTGTCATGTCGGCGCTGATCACCGGCCTGATCGGCCTGCTGCTGTCCGTCGCCGTCGGCGGTGCGCTGACCGAAGGGCTCGACATCCGCCAGACCTTCATCCTGACGACGCTGTCCTGGCTGACGCTGCCGGCCTTCGGAGCGCTGCCGTTCCTGTGGCTCGGCATCGGGTATGCGGATGCGGTGTTCGAGGCGGTGTCCGGCTTCACGACGACCGGATCGACCGTGCTGTCCGGCCTCGACAGCTTGCCCCCCGGATTGCTGGTCTGGCGCTCCCTGATGCAATGGATGGGCGGTGTCGGCATCGTCGTCATGGCCATCGTGCTGCTGCCGTTCCTGCGGATCGGCGGCATGCAGCTCTTTCAGAGCGAAAGCTCGGACCGCAGCGAGAAGATCGTCGCGCGCTCGGTCGAGCTGATCCGTCTGTTCGGCATCACCTACCTGTTCCTGACCTTCGTCTGCGTGCTGGCCTTCCTGCTGACCGGCATGACGGTGTTCGATGCGATCAACCATGCGATGGCGACGATCTCGACGGGCGGCTATTCCACCCATGATGCGTCCTTCGCCTTCTTCACCAACCCTGCATCCGGCTGGGTCGCGGTGACCTTCATGCTGATGGGTGCGATGCCTTTCGTTCTTATCATCCAGGCGCTGCGCGGCCGGCCGCTGGTGCTGTGGAACGACCCGCAGGTGCGTGCCTTGCTCGGCCTGGTGGTGCTGACCTCGCTGGCGGTGACGGTCTATCTCGGGGCGGCGCTGGAGATGAATTTCTCGGAGGCGCTGCTGGCCTCCACCTTCAACATCGTCTCGATCATCACGACGACGGGTTTCGCCATGGGCGACTACACCACCTGGGGCCCGCCGGTGATAGGCCTTGCCCTGCTGCTGACCTTTGTCGGCGGTTGCACGGGTTCCACGTCCGGCGGTATCAAGATCTTCCGCTTTCTGGTGTTCTTCGGCACCGTGCGGGCGCATGTGCGGCGGATGGTCCGGCCGAACCGGGTGATGTCCGAACAATACGCCAATACCCGCCTGACGCCGGAGCTGTCCTTCTCGGTCCTGGCCTTTCTCGTTGTCTACATGGGCTCCGTCGGCACGATCACGCTGGCGCTGTCCGGCTTCGGCCTCGACCTCGTCACCGCCTTGTCGGCGGCGGCAACGGCGGTCTCCAACGTCGGCCCCGGTCTCGGCCCGATCATCGGCCCGGCCGGCAACTTCGCACCGCTGCCCGATGGGGCGAAGTGGATCCTGTCCTTTGCCATGCTGATGGGCCGGCTCGAACTGTTCACCGTGCTGGTGCTGCTCGATCCCGACTTCTGGTCGCGCTGA
- a CDS encoding MgtC/SapB family protein, which translates to MLETDIVLRLSLAVAGGLVLGLDRELRGISAGIRTHGIVSLSSAAITVSALLLYDALRVDAGPQSMDPLRVIQGLAQAIGFIAAGTIFFSRGDVHNLTSAANLWLAAALGIAAGAGQFVLFVTALVLGAVLLTGVRVLERFLPGRGEPEQTQPTGRQDSRDAHSNAPNRAVTSKD; encoded by the coding sequence ATGCTTGAAACGGATATCGTCCTGAGGCTGTCGCTCGCCGTTGCCGGCGGCCTCGTCCTGGGTCTCGACCGCGAGCTGCGCGGCATTTCTGCCGGCATTCGCACGCATGGCATCGTGTCGCTGAGTTCGGCGGCGATCACGGTGTCCGCGCTTCTGCTCTATGATGCGCTGAGGGTGGATGCCGGCCCGCAGAGCATGGATCCCTTGCGGGTCATCCAGGGACTGGCGCAAGCCATCGGCTTCATCGCGGCCGGGACCATCTTCTTCTCCCGCGGCGACGTCCACAACCTGACATCGGCCGCCAATCTCTGGCTTGCCGCCGCGCTGGGAATCGCCGCAGGCGCGGGCCAGTTCGTCCTGTTCGTTACCGCGCTCGTCCTGGGTGCGGTCCTGCTCACCGGCGTTCGTGTTCTGGAACGCTTCCTGCCCGGACGCGGCGAACCCGAGCAAACGCAGCCTACCGGGCGACAAGACTCGCGGGACGCACACTCCAACGCTCCGAACCGCGCGGTCACAAGCAAAGACTGA
- a CDS encoding sodium:calcium antiporter: MLVVFIAAALAVFVSGTRLTRLADTLADRTGLGEAIAGAVLLGASTSLSGTIVSITAALEGQASLAFSNSIGGIAAQTAFLAIADLTYRRANLEHAGAELVNVFQAVVLFGLLMLPFFAVTLPEVTLWSVHPVSLAIPVIYIASLVASRSIRAEPMWRPVATSDTREDRPEAEGGGEAERSTAALFASFAGLMVVMGTAGWAIASSASVLVDRFALSASLVGALATATITSMPELVTTLVAVRRGSLQLAIGGIIGGNTFDTLFLTAADISYRDGSLYHAAGPSDFFWVVIAAMMTAVLLAGLILRERSRPIRIGTESAALLAIYAGAVALQIFVT; encoded by the coding sequence GTGCTGGTTGTCTTCATCGCGGCAGCCCTTGCAGTTTTCGTCAGCGGAACCCGCCTCACCAGGCTCGCCGACACGCTTGCCGATCGCACGGGCCTGGGAGAAGCGATTGCCGGGGCGGTGCTGCTGGGGGCGTCCACCTCGCTCAGCGGCACCATCGTCTCGATTACGGCGGCACTGGAGGGGCAGGCGTCGCTGGCGTTCTCCAACAGCATCGGCGGTATCGCCGCCCAGACGGCGTTCCTGGCCATCGCCGACCTGACATACCGGCGGGCCAATCTCGAACATGCCGGCGCCGAACTGGTAAATGTGTTTCAGGCGGTGGTGCTGTTCGGCTTGCTGATGCTGCCGTTCTTCGCGGTGACCCTGCCGGAGGTGACCTTGTGGTCGGTCCATCCTGTCTCCCTGGCGATACCGGTCATCTATATCGCGTCGCTGGTCGCCAGCCGCTCCATTCGCGCAGAACCCATGTGGCGCCCCGTTGCGACCTCCGATACCCGGGAAGACCGGCCGGAGGCGGAAGGCGGCGGCGAAGCCGAGCGCTCCACTGCCGCGCTCTTCGCGAGCTTTGCAGGATTGATGGTGGTCATGGGGACTGCTGGCTGGGCCATCGCCTCGAGCGCCTCGGTGCTGGTGGACAGGTTCGCGCTCTCGGCCTCGCTGGTCGGTGCGCTGGCGACGGCGACGATCACCTCGATGCCGGAGCTTGTGACCACGCTGGTCGCCGTCCGGCGCGGCTCGCTGCAACTGGCCATCGGCGGGATCATCGGAGGGAACACGTTCGACACCCTGTTCCTGACGGCCGCGGACATCTCGTATCGGGACGGTTCGCTCTATCACGCGGCCGGCCCTTCGGACTTCTTCTGGGTCGTTATCGCCGCCATGATGACGGCGGTTCTCCTGGCGGGGCTCATTTTGCGCGAGCGCTCCCGGCCCATCCGCATCGGGACGGAAAGCGCAGCGCTGCTTGCCATCTATGCGGGCGCTGTCGCGCTCCAGATCTTCGTCACATGA
- the map gene encoding type I methionyl aminopeptidase, whose translation MVTYIDAATAPLKNTGQIRLYGPEDFAGMHKAGQLTARCLDALVEKIVPGVTTQEIDDFVYRFGVENGALPATLNYRGYTKSTCTSINHVVCHGIPNDKPLKEGDIVNIDVTYILEGWHGDSSRMYAVGKLKRAAERLVEVTYESLLRGIEMARPGKTTGDIGHAIQSFVEAERCSVVRDFCGHGVGRLFHDMPNILHYGRPGEGIELKPGMIFTIEPMVNLGRPHVKVLGDGWTAVTRDRSLSAQFEHSVGITATGCEIFTLSPAGLDNPLTFGRA comes from the coding sequence ATGGTCACCTATATCGACGCCGCCACGGCCCCCCTCAAGAATACCGGCCAGATCCGCCTTTACGGGCCGGAGGACTTCGCAGGCATGCACAAGGCGGGACAGCTGACCGCACGCTGCCTGGATGCGCTGGTGGAAAAGATCGTTCCCGGCGTCACCACCCAGGAGATCGACGATTTCGTCTACCGCTTCGGCGTCGAGAACGGCGCCCTGCCGGCGACGCTGAACTATCGCGGCTACACCAAGTCGACCTGCACCTCGATCAACCATGTCGTCTGCCACGGCATCCCGAACGACAAGCCGCTCAAGGAAGGCGACATCGTCAATATCGACGTGACCTACATCCTCGAAGGCTGGCACGGCGATTCCAGCCGCATGTATGCGGTCGGCAAGCTGAAGCGCGCGGCCGAGCGGCTGGTGGAGGTCACCTACGAATCGCTGCTGCGCGGCATCGAGATGGCCCGGCCCGGCAAGACCACCGGCGACATCGGCCACGCGATCCAGAGCTTCGTGGAAGCGGAGCGCTGCTCGGTGGTGCGCGACTTCTGCGGCCACGGTGTCGGCCGTCTGTTCCACGACATGCCGAACATCCTGCATTACGGCCGTCCGGGCGAAGGCATCGAGCTGAAGCCGGGGATGATCTTCACCATCGAACCGATGGTCAATCTCGGCCGGCCGCATGTGAAGGTGCTCGGCGACGGCTGGACCGCCGTCACCCGCGACCGCTCTCTGTCGGCCCAGTTCGAGCACTCGGTCGGCATCACCGCGACGGGGTGCGAGATCTTCACCCTGTCGCCCGCCGGCCTCGACAATCCGCTGACCTTCGGTCGCGCCTGA
- the radC gene encoding RadC family protein, producing MNGTDDGFSDAGVAPHFHGHRDRLRQRFREGGHAALQDYELLELLLFSPIRRADTKPVAKALIDRFGSFAEVLAAPPARLKEVRGVGDRVVDELKLAHAVAERFLRGQVRERTVLSSWSQVIDYVRTAMAFSDREEFRILFLDKKNALIADEVQQRGTVDHTPVYPREVMKRALELSASALILVHNHPSGDPTPSRADIQMTKQIADIAGTLGIVLHDHIIVGRDGHASFRGLQLI from the coding sequence ATGAACGGCACCGACGACGGCTTCTCAGACGCTGGCGTCGCTCCGCATTTCCATGGGCACCGCGACCGGCTGCGCCAGCGCTTCCGCGAAGGCGGCCATGCCGCGCTGCAGGATTACGAACTGCTCGAGCTGCTGCTGTTCTCGCCGATCCGCCGCGCCGACACCAAGCCCGTGGCCAAGGCGCTGATCGACCGCTTCGGGTCTTTCGCCGAGGTGCTGGCCGCCCCGCCGGCCCGCCTCAAGGAAGTGCGCGGCGTCGGCGACCGGGTGGTGGACGAGCTGAAGCTCGCCCATGCGGTGGCCGAGCGCTTCCTGCGCGGCCAGGTTCGCGAGCGCACCGTGCTGTCGTCCTGGTCGCAGGTGATCGACTATGTGCGCACCGCCATGGCCTTTTCCGACCGGGAAGAGTTCCGCATCCTCTTCCTCGACAAGAAGAACGCGCTGATCGCCGACGAGGTGCAGCAGCGCGGCACGGTCGACCACACGCCGGTCTATCCGCGCGAGGTGATGAAGCGGGCGCTGGAGCTTTCCGCCAGCGCGCTGATCCTGGTGCACAACCACCCGTCCGGCGACCCGACGCCCTCGCGCGCCGACATCCAGATGACCAAGCAGATCGCCGACATTGCCGGCACGCTCGGCATCGTCCTGCACGACCACATCATCGTCGGGCGCGACGGCCACGCGAGTTTCCGCGGCCTGCAGCTGATCTGA
- a CDS encoding acetate/propionate family kinase, whose product MSGAGETGAILTLNAGSSSIKFAIFDVAADGALQAWRRGELREDGAGQRFRVKDADGELLADEAWEQTGFEASLEHLLSRLDGELHGRHLAGIGHRVVHGGAGHRAPEEVTPELLDLLGSLAELAPLHVPHNLAPIREIARTRPGIRQVVCFDTAFHRTMPAVATRFALPREFERRGIRRYGFHGLSYEYVSRRLAVVSPQVHGGRVIAAHLGNGASMCALRGGESIDTTMGFTALDGLVMGTRCGALDPGALLHLMRWEGLSIDETERLLYTRAGLLGLSGISNDMRVLLESAEPAAAEAVDVFVHRIVRETGALASVLGGLDGFVFTAGIGENAPEIRERVCERLGWLGVRLDRAANADAAPVISAADSAVEVRVIATDEEAMIAEHVRDLPAS is encoded by the coding sequence GTGAGCGGGGCAGGCGAGACCGGAGCGATCCTGACGCTCAATGCGGGCTCATCGAGCATCAAGTTCGCGATCTTCGATGTTGCCGCGGACGGCGCCCTGCAGGCCTGGCGGCGGGGCGAACTGCGCGAGGACGGAGCTGGCCAGCGCTTCCGGGTGAAGGACGCGGACGGTGAGTTGCTCGCCGACGAGGCCTGGGAACAGACCGGTTTCGAGGCCTCGCTCGAGCATCTCCTTTCCCGGCTCGACGGCGAACTCCACGGGCGGCATCTTGCCGGTATCGGCCACCGTGTGGTGCATGGCGGGGCCGGCCACAGGGCACCCGAGGAGGTGACGCCGGAGCTCCTGGACCTGCTCGGCAGCCTGGCGGAACTGGCGCCGCTGCACGTGCCGCACAATCTCGCACCGATCCGCGAGATCGCCCGCACACGGCCCGGCATCCGGCAGGTCGTGTGCTTCGACACGGCCTTTCACCGCACGATGCCGGCGGTGGCGACGCGCTTCGCCCTGCCGCGCGAGTTCGAGCGGCGCGGCATCCGCCGCTACGGCTTTCATGGTCTCTCCTATGAGTACGTTTCGCGGCGGCTGGCGGTCGTCTCGCCGCAGGTGCATGGCGGGCGGGTGATCGCGGCGCATCTGGGCAACGGCGCCAGCATGTGCGCCTTGAGGGGCGGCGAGAGCATCGACACGACCATGGGCTTCACGGCGCTGGACGGGCTGGTGATGGGCACGCGCTGCGGCGCACTCGACCCCGGCGCCCTGCTGCACCTGATGCGCTGGGAAGGGCTGTCCATCGACGAGACGGAGCGGCTGCTCTACACGCGCGCAGGACTGCTGGGGCTTTCCGGCATTTCCAACGACATGCGGGTGCTGCTGGAGAGCGCGGAGCCGGCGGCGGCCGAGGCGGTCGACGTCTTCGTCCATCGCATCGTGCGCGAGACAGGTGCGCTGGCCAGCGTGCTCGGCGGGCTGGACGGGTTCGTCTTCACCGCCGGCATCGGCGAGAATGCGCCCGAAATCCGCGAGCGGGTCTGCGAGCGGCTGGGATGGCTCGGCGTGCGGCTCGACAGGGCTGCGAACGCGGACGCGGCACCGGTCATCTCTGCGGCGGACAGCGCTGTCGAAGTGCGGGTGATCGCCACCGACGAGGAGGCGATGATCGCGGAGCATGTCCGCGACCTGCCGGCTTCGTGA
- a CDS encoding bifunctional enoyl-CoA hydratase/phosphate acetyltransferase has translation MDIRTGATSQDMVENRTFDEIAAGDSAVLRRTLAQQDIDLLAVIAGGGSGGEGASAGPVVTGLVSLLVATELPGPGVVMLGQELAFRGTVSAGDALVLTLTVTGREAGTRELTLSCDCRTEAGREVACGTIRVRAPNEKIRRPRAELPDIRMSRHERFRALMAEAASSEPPVAAVAHPCSAPAIAAAAEAAQAGIVVPILVGPRGKIEQAAAEAGVALDRFRLVETPHSHAAAEEAVALVRRGEASLLMKGSLHTDELLRAVLDRAKGLRTERRLSHVYLMDVPGYPRPLLVTDAAVNIAPDLAIKRDIIQNAIDLAHAMGLALPKVAILSAVETINPKLASTLDAAALCKMADRGQITGGLVDGPLAFDNAVDPWAAREKGIVSPVAGEADILVVPDLEAGNILAKQLTFLAGADAAGVVLGARVPIILTSRADAERTRLASCAVAAKLARLRLAAAPGGEGAA, from the coding sequence ATGGACATTCGCACGGGCGCCACCAGCCAGGACATGGTGGAGAACCGGACCTTCGACGAGATCGCGGCCGGCGACAGCGCGGTGTTGCGCCGGACGCTCGCCCAGCAGGATATCGACCTGCTGGCGGTGATCGCGGGCGGCGGCAGCGGCGGAGAAGGCGCCAGCGCCGGCCCGGTGGTGACCGGACTGGTGTCGCTGCTGGTTGCGACCGAGCTGCCGGGACCCGGGGTGGTGATGCTGGGGCAGGAGCTTGCCTTTCGCGGCACGGTGTCCGCCGGCGATGCCCTGGTGCTGACGCTCACCGTCACCGGACGGGAAGCCGGGACACGGGAGCTGACCCTGTCCTGCGACTGCCGCACCGAGGCGGGCAGGGAGGTGGCTTGCGGTACCATCCGCGTGCGCGCGCCGAACGAGAAGATCCGCCGGCCGAGGGCCGAGCTGCCCGATATCCGCATGAGCCGGCACGAGAGGTTCCGCGCGCTGATGGCGGAGGCGGCGTCCTCCGAGCCTCCGGTCGCAGCCGTTGCCCATCCCTGCAGCGCACCGGCGATCGCCGCGGCCGCGGAGGCCGCGCAGGCGGGCATCGTCGTCCCGATCCTGGTGGGGCCGCGCGGCAAGATCGAGCAGGCGGCAGCGGAGGCGGGCGTTGCCCTCGACCGGTTCCGCCTGGTCGAGACGCCGCACAGCCACGCGGCGGCCGAGGAGGCGGTGGCGCTGGTGCGGCGGGGTGAAGCCTCGCTGCTGATGAAGGGCTCGCTGCACACGGACGAGCTGCTGCGCGCCGTGCTCGACCGGGCGAAGGGACTGCGGACCGAGCGGCGGCTGTCGCATGTCTACCTGATGGACGTGCCGGGCTACCCCCGGCCGCTGCTGGTGACCGATGCGGCGGTCAACATCGCGCCCGATCTCGCGATCAAGCGCGACATCATCCAGAACGCCATCGATCTGGCACATGCGATGGGTCTCGCCCTGCCGAAGGTGGCGATCCTCTCGGCGGTGGAGACGATCAATCCGAAGCTTGCCTCGACGCTGGACGCCGCGGCGTTGTGCAAGATGGCGGACCGGGGCCAGATCACCGGCGGGCTCGTCGACGGGCCGCTGGCCTTCGACAATGCGGTCGATCCATGGGCCGCCAGGGAAAAGGGCATCGTCTCGCCGGTCGCGGGCGAGGCGGACATTCTCGTGGTGCCGGATCTGGAGGCCGGCAACATCCTCGCCAAGCAGCTGACCTTCCTTGCCGGCGCAGATGCCGCCGGCGTGGTGCTGGGCGCACGGGTGCCGATCATCCTGACCAGCCGGGCGGATGCGGAGCGCACGCGGCTCGCCTCCTGCGCGGTCGCCGCGAAGCTGGCACGGTTGCGCCTTGCCGCGGCCCCCGGCGGGGAGGGCGCGGCGTGA
- a CDS encoding glutathione peroxidase, with amino-acid sequence MNRLFARLACALLTLAALGGPPLRADERTAHDFSLTAIDGSAMPLSAYRGKTVLVVNTASRCSFTQQYAPLQALHEEYRDRGLVVIGVPSNDFGGQEPGTEGDIEDFTRSAYRVDFPLTNKTSVRGEAATPFYKWVTREAGPLGAPRWNFQKYLIGPDGRLVEWYTPMTEPDSPRLRAAIERSLATHASTAGGS; translated from the coding sequence ATGAACCGCCTGTTTGCACGTCTTGCCTGCGCATTGCTTACCCTTGCAGCTCTCGGCGGCCCGCCGCTGCGGGCGGACGAGAGAACCGCGCATGACTTCTCGCTGACGGCGATCGACGGTTCGGCGATGCCGCTTTCAGCCTATCGCGGCAAGACCGTTCTCGTCGTCAACACCGCCTCGCGCTGCAGCTTCACGCAGCAATATGCGCCGCTGCAGGCCCTGCACGAGGAATATCGCGACCGCGGCCTCGTGGTGATCGGCGTGCCGTCCAACGATTTTGGCGGACAGGAGCCGGGAACGGAAGGCGACATCGAGGACTTCACGCGATCCGCCTACCGGGTCGACTTTCCGCTGACCAACAAGACATCGGTGCGCGGCGAGGCGGCAACGCCGTTCTACAAATGGGTGACGCGCGAGGCCGGGCCGCTCGGCGCGCCGCGCTGGAACTTCCAGAAATACCTGATCGGACCCGACGGCCGCCTGGTGGAGTGGTACACGCCGATGACCGAACCGGACTCCCCGCGCCTGCGCGCCGCCATCGAGCGCAGCCTTGCCACCCATGCATCGACCGCCGGCGGGTCCTGA
- a CDS encoding FAD-binding domain-containing protein produces MTSPPAPALQVVWFKRDLRTHDHEPLARAAERGPVLPLYVVEPELWQQPDISARHWAFVSQCLDALSADLGRLGQPLLLRHGQVVEVLARIHAARGIAALWSHQETGNGWTFARDRQVGAWCRAQGIPWHELRQDGVTRRLRSRDGWAANWERDMAAAQVCAPALAPLPLADAGRIPTAADLGLAADPCPGRQPGGRPAGLACLDSFLHRRGEPYRAAMSSPLLGFDACSRLSPHLAWGTLSLRETLQACRVRQRTLRDGPVSARGWRQSLSSFDGRLHWRSHFMQKLEDAPSLEFRNLHRAYDGLRPPAESEPARLAAWMHGETGLPFVDACMRALAATGWMNFRMRAMLMAVASYHLWLDWRRPGEHLARLFTDYEPGIHWPQVQMQSGTTGINTVRIYNPVKQGIDQDPAGVFTRRWVPELAPVPDRFLHEPWKWEGADGVLGSRYPAPVVDHLAAARHAREAVWGRRVSSGFRDAAARIQQRHGSRRAGLSVPGRTKRGSPDTRQLSLSLDIGGEDKS; encoded by the coding sequence GTGACCTCCCCTCCCGCCCCTGCCCTGCAGGTCGTGTGGTTCAAGCGCGACCTTCGAACGCATGACCACGAGCCGTTGGCGCGGGCGGCGGAGCGCGGGCCGGTCCTGCCGCTCTACGTCGTCGAGCCCGAGCTCTGGCAGCAGCCGGACATCTCCGCCCGCCACTGGGCTTTCGTGAGCCAATGCCTGGACGCTCTGTCGGCGGACCTCGGCAGGCTCGGCCAGCCGCTGCTCCTGCGCCACGGCCAGGTGGTCGAGGTGCTCGCCCGCATCCATGCCGCTCGCGGCATCGCCGCCCTGTGGTCGCATCAGGAGACGGGCAATGGCTGGACCTTCGCCCGCGACCGACAGGTCGGCGCCTGGTGCCGGGCGCAAGGCATTCCCTGGCACGAGCTACGCCAGGACGGCGTGACCCGGCGGCTGCGCAGCCGCGACGGCTGGGCGGCGAACTGGGAGCGCGACATGGCCGCGGCACAGGTCTGCGCTCCCGCTCTCGCCCCATTGCCCCTTGCCGATGCCGGCCGCATCCCGACAGCCGCGGACCTCGGCCTTGCCGCAGACCCCTGCCCCGGCCGCCAGCCCGGAGGCCGGCCGGCGGGGCTTGCCTGCCTCGACAGCTTTCTCCACCGCCGGGGCGAGCCGTACCGTGCGGCCATGTCGAGCCCCCTGCTCGGCTTCGATGCCTGCTCCCGCCTCTCGCCGCATCTTGCCTGGGGCACGCTGTCGCTGCGCGAGACGCTGCAGGCCTGCCGGGTCCGCCAGCGCACGCTTCGCGATGGGCCGGTGTCCGCGCGCGGTTGGCGGCAGTCGCTCTCCTCCTTCGACGGCCGGCTGCACTGGCGCTCGCATTTCATGCAGAAGCTGGAGGATGCGCCCTCGCTGGAGTTCCGCAACCTGCACCGCGCCTATGACGGCCTGCGCCCGCCGGCGGAAAGCGAGCCCGCCCGTCTCGCTGCCTGGATGCACGGAGAGACCGGGTTGCCCTTCGTCGATGCCTGCATGCGGGCGCTCGCGGCCACCGGCTGGATGAACTTCCGCATGCGCGCCATGCTGATGGCGGTGGCCAGCTACCACCTGTGGCTCGACTGGCGCCGGCCGGGCGAACATCTCGCCCGCCTCTTCACCGACTACGAGCCGGGCATCCACTGGCCGCAGGTCCAGATGCAGTCGGGAACCACCGGCATCAACACCGTGCGCATCTACAACCCGGTGAAACAGGGCATCGACCAGGACCCAGCCGGCGTCTTCACCCGGCGCTGGGTGCCGGAGCTCGCCCCCGTGCCGGACCGCTTCCTGCACGAGCCGTGGAAGTGGGAGGGCGCAGACGGCGTCCTCGGCAGCCGCTATCCCGCGCCCGTCGTCGACCATCTGGCGGCCGCACGCCATGCCCGCGAAGCCGTCTGGGGACGACGCGTCTCGTCCGGCTTCCGCGATGCCGCCGCCCGGATCCAGCAGCGCCACGGCAGCCGGCGCGCCGGCCTGTCCGTGCCCGGCCGCACAAAGCGCGGCAGCCCCGACACACGCCAGCTTTCGCTCTCGCTCGACATCGGCGGAGAGGACAAGTCATGA
- a CDS encoding DUF2256 domain-containing protein: protein MRKRQDLPQKVCATCGRPFAWRRKWRLNWEEVRHCSQRCRENRTRSGSSGNSR, encoded by the coding sequence ATGCGCAAACGCCAGGACCTGCCGCAAAAGGTCTGCGCGACCTGTGGCCGCCCCTTCGCCTGGCGACGCAAATGGCGCCTGAACTGGGAGGAGGTCCGCCACTGCTCGCAGCGCTGCAGGGAGAACCGAACTCGCTCCGGCTCGAGCGGAAATTCACGCTAA